A single Phoenix dactylifera cultivar Barhee BC4 chromosome 1, palm_55x_up_171113_PBpolish2nd_filt_p, whole genome shotgun sequence DNA region contains:
- the LOC103710954 gene encoding sugar transporter ERD6-like 16, translating into MAIMEDVERGLNAKQNEVREPLIQHKEVPKCEESCNENQGCIGVVLFSTAVAVCGSFEFGSCVGYSAPTQSGIINDIGLTLSQYSVFGSILTIGAMIGAITSGRIADLIGRKGAMRTSALICIIGWLAIYFAEDALMLYFGRFSSGYGIGVLSYVVPVFIAEIAPKNLRGGLTTLNQLLICSGGSVAFIVGTFVTWRTLVLIGLIPCVVLLAGLFFIPESPRWLAKVGRQKDFEVALQRLRGKDADISQEAAEIQENIETLQILPKARFQDLFQSKYVRSVIIGVGLMMFQQLGGINGIGFYASETFVSAGFSSGTLGTILFGSIQVPITILGAILMDRSGRKPLIMVSATGTLIGCFVTGVSFYLKGQGMHAEWVPILALAGIIVYIGAFSIGMGAVPWVIMSEIFPINIKGIGGGLVTLVNWFGSWAISYSFNFLMSWSSAGTFFIFSAASAATILFVARVVPETKGRTLEEIQASLNSYK; encoded by the exons atGGCCATCATGGAAGATGTGGAGAGAGGGTTGAACGCCAAGCAAAATGAGGTCAGGGAGCCTCTCATCCAGCACAAGGAGGTGCCCAAATGCGAGGAGTCCTGCAATGAGAACCAAGGGTGCATAGGGGTGGTCTTGTTTAGCACCGCCGTGGCGGTTTGCGGTTCCTTCGAGTTCGGATCATGC GTTGGCTATTCTGCACCAACTCAGTCAGGGATCATAAATGACATTGGCCTTACTCTATCTCAG TACTCAGTTTTTGGTTCAATATTAACCATTGGTGCAATGATTGGTGCGATTACAAGTGGACGTATTGCTGATCTTATTGGTCGTAAAGGA GCTATGAGAACATCAGCTCTTATCTGCATCATTGGATGGCTTGCCATTTACTTTGCAGAA GATGCTCTCATGCTCTACTTCGGAAGATTTTCCTCCGGCTATGGAATTGGAGTTCTTTCTTATGTG GTACCTGTGTTCATAGCTGAAATAGCACCGAAGAATCTACGAGGTGGCCTTACAACCCTGAACCAG CTATTGATCTGTAGTGGGGGTTCAGTTGCCTTCATCGTTGGTACATTTGTTACCTGGCGCACACTGGTGCTCATTG GACTGATTCCATGCGTTGTTCTACTTGCTGGTCTCTTTTTTATTCCAGAATCCCCAAGATGGCTG GCAAAGGTGGGACGCCAGAAAGATTTTGAAGTTGCATTGCAAAGGCTTCGTGGAAAGGATGCTGATATTTCCCAAGAAGCTGCAGAGATTCAA GAAAACATTGAAACTCTTCAAATCCTTCCCAAGGCTAGGTTTCAAGACCTATTTCAGAGTAAATATGTTCGATCTGTCATT ATTGGTGTTGGCCTAATGATGTTTCAACAACTTGGAGGGATCAATGGGATCGGATTTTATGCAAGTGAAACATTTGTATCTGCAG GATTTTCTTCGGGAACCCTTGGAACCATTTTGTTTGGCTCTATTCAG GTACCCATCACAATATTGGGTGCTATTTTAATGGATAGGAGTGGAAGAAAACCTCTTATCATG GTCTCTGCAACAGGGACGTTGATAGGCTGCTTTGTAACCGGGGTATCATTCTACTTGAAG GGACAGGGAATGCATGCTGAATGGGTTCCAATACTAGCTCTTGCTGGCATTATT GTTTATATTGGAGCATTCTCAATAGGAATGGGAGCTGTTCCTTGGGTTATTATGTCAGAG ATATTCCCCATCAATATTAAAGGAATTGGTGGAGGCTTAGTGACCCTAGTGAACTGGTTTGGTTCCTGGGCAATTTCTTACAGTTTCAACTTTCTCATGAGCTGGAGTTCTGCAG gtacctttttcatcttttctgcagcCAGTGCAGCAACTATTCTTTTTGTGGCAAGGGTAGTACCAGAAACAAAAGGTCGAACATTGGAAGAAATTCAGGCATCATTAAATTCCTACAAATGA